One part of the Nostoc sp. PCC 7120 = FACHB-418 genome encodes these proteins:
- a CDS encoding DUF389 domain-containing protein: MGINIRDRFQNFRRKQRQPEQLQQLQVDLQAESSLDIPYLTLIVSSCAIATFGLLSNSSAVIIGAMIIAPLMLPIRGLAFGALQGDILLFRQGITSVGIGTLLALAIACFLGLIVGLPDYGSEVLARSEPTLLDLGIAVAAGAISAYAKTETKISGSLAGTAIAVALMPPICVIGLGLAKANFALSLGATLLYLTNLLGITLSCMVTFLAAGYTSMSQARRPIVSTLVLTAILVIPLGVSFARLVRQTQLEASLRRALLNRTVTFQRLQLFRSSTNWLVNPPEVRLSVRANDPVTPRQVKLLEEFVEREMGQPFTLIFEVGQVEEVKSSEP; the protein is encoded by the coding sequence TTGGGTATTAACATTCGAGACCGCTTTCAGAACTTCAGGCGCAAACAAAGACAGCCAGAACAACTACAACAATTACAAGTAGATTTACAGGCAGAATCAAGTCTGGACATACCTTATCTGACTCTAATTGTCAGTTCTTGTGCGATCGCTACCTTTGGTCTATTGTCCAATAGTAGCGCCGTGATTATCGGTGCTATGATTATCGCTCCCCTAATGCTGCCCATTCGCGGATTAGCTTTTGGTGCTTTACAAGGTGATATTCTTTTATTCCGTCAAGGTATTACATCTGTAGGCATAGGTACATTATTAGCATTAGCGATCGCCTGCTTTTTGGGTTTAATCGTGGGACTACCTGATTATGGTAGTGAAGTCTTGGCTCGTTCTGAACCAACCCTGTTAGACTTAGGTATTGCCGTCGCGGCTGGTGCTATTAGTGCCTACGCCAAAACTGAGACAAAAATTTCCGGTAGTTTGGCAGGAACGGCGATCGCAGTTGCTCTTATGCCTCCTATATGCGTAATTGGACTGGGTTTAGCTAAGGCAAATTTCGCACTTAGTTTGGGCGCAACCTTACTCTACCTCACCAATCTACTAGGTATTACCCTCTCCTGTATGGTGACGTTTTTGGCGGCAGGTTATACTTCTATGAGCCAAGCGCGTCGCCCCATTGTTTCGACTTTGGTACTGACAGCTATTCTGGTTATTCCTTTAGGTGTGAGCTTTGCTCGACTGGTACGACAGACGCAATTAGAAGCCAGTTTACGTAGAGCATTATTAAATCGTACTGTCACCTTTCAACGCCTGCAATTATTTAGAAGTAGTACCAACTGGTTAGTTAATCCTCCGGAAGTACGGCTGAGTGTGCGAGCTAACGATCCAGTTACACCCCGACAAGTAAAGCTACTAGAAGAATTTGTCGAGCGAGAAATGGGACAACCATTCACCTTGATTTTTGAAGTTGGCCAGGTGGAAGAAGTAAAAAGTTCTGAGCCTTAG
- the infC gene encoding translation initiation factor IF-3: MPVIEKKRTRDLPQINERIRFPKIRVIDTDGSQLGILTPQEALQLAEEKELDLVLLSDKADPPVCRIMDYGKYKFEQEKKAREARKKQHTADVKEVKMRYKIEEHDYNVRVKQAERFLKDGDKVKATVMFRGREIQHSDLAEDLLKRMATDLEPFGEVQQAPKKEGRNMMMLISPKK, translated from the coding sequence ATGCCTGTGATTGAGAAAAAAAGAACTCGCGATCTGCCCCAAATTAACGAACGGATCCGCTTCCCGAAAATTCGAGTCATTGACACTGATGGTTCCCAGCTAGGAATTCTAACTCCACAGGAAGCGCTGCAACTAGCAGAGGAGAAGGAGTTGGATTTAGTACTGCTCAGTGACAAGGCCGACCCGCCGGTGTGTCGGATTATGGATTACGGGAAATACAAGTTCGAGCAGGAGAAGAAGGCGCGGGAAGCTCGGAAGAAACAGCACACGGCTGATGTGAAAGAAGTGAAGATGCGCTACAAAATTGAGGAACACGACTACAATGTGCGTGTTAAGCAAGCAGAACGCTTCTTAAAAGATGGTGATAAAGTCAAAGCAACTGTGATGTTCCGGGGTCGAGAGATTCAACACAGTGATTTAGCTGAAGATTTATTGAAGCGAATGGCAACGGATCTGGAACCGTTTGGTGAAGTGCAACAAGCACCCAAAAAAGAAGGGCGAAATATGATGATGCTTATCTCGCCTAAGAAGTAA
- a CDS encoding alpha/beta fold hydrolase yields the protein MTMTVHWRERVGNQRDWVWRGWRTRYTYIRPSRGDQEKTPLILLHGFGASIGHWRHNLEVLGESHTVYALDMLGFGGSEKAPANYSIELWVEQVYDFWQAFIRQPVVLIGNSNGSLISLAAAAAHPDMVKGIVMMSLPDPSLEQEMIPPFLRPVVRTIKNIVASPILLKPVFYFVRRPSVLRRWAGLAYANPAAITDELVDILAGPPQDRGSARAFSALFKAAIGVNFSPSVKAILPTLQIPMLLIWGNKDRFVPPILANQFAQYNEKLQLLNLEDVGHCPHDECPEQVNKAILAWMDKSLGDCQNLVISQK from the coding sequence GTGACCATGACTGTACACTGGCGGGAGCGGGTTGGGAATCAAAGGGATTGGGTTTGGCGGGGTTGGCGGACTCGTTACACCTACATTCGTCCTAGCAGAGGAGACCAGGAAAAAACCCCTTTAATTTTACTGCATGGTTTTGGTGCTTCTATTGGTCATTGGCGGCATAATTTAGAAGTTTTGGGCGAATCTCATACAGTCTATGCGTTGGATATGCTCGGTTTTGGTGGTTCAGAAAAAGCCCCAGCAAATTACAGCATTGAACTTTGGGTGGAGCAAGTTTACGATTTTTGGCAAGCTTTTATCCGTCAACCAGTGGTATTGATTGGAAATTCCAATGGTTCTTTGATTTCTTTAGCGGCGGCGGCGGCTCACCCCGATATGGTTAAGGGGATTGTGATGATGAGTTTACCAGACCCATCATTAGAGCAAGAGATGATTCCGCCTTTTTTAAGACCTGTAGTGAGGACAATCAAAAATATTGTCGCTTCTCCAATACTTTTAAAACCGGTGTTTTATTTCGTGCGCCGTCCTAGCGTTCTCCGCCGTTGGGCTGGTCTTGCTTACGCCAATCCCGCAGCCATCACCGACGAGCTGGTGGATATTTTAGCCGGGCCTCCCCAAGATAGGGGTTCAGCCCGTGCTTTTAGTGCTTTGTTTAAAGCGGCGATCGGTGTTAACTTTAGTCCTAGTGTCAAAGCTATATTGCCAACTTTACAAATACCCATGCTGCTGATTTGGGGGAACAAAGATAGGTTTGTCCCGCCGATTCTGGCTAACCAATTCGCTCAATACAACGAAAAGTTGCAATTACTTAACCTAGAGGATGTAGGGCATTGTCCCCATGATGAATGCCCAGAACAGGTAAACAAGGCTATTTTGGCATGGATGGACAAGTCCTTGGGAGATTGCCAAAACCTAGTTATCTCCCAGAAATGA
- the ilvN gene encoding acetolactate synthase small subunit codes for MKHTLSVLVEDEAGVLSRIASLFARRGFNIESLAVGSGEEGGVSRITMVVPGDDRVIEQLTKQLYKLVNVLKVQDITETPCVERELMLLKVNATSSNRSEVIELAQIFRARVVDVAEDSLTLEVVGDPGKMVAIVQVLQKFGIREIARTGKIALTRESGVNTELLKSLEAKVS; via the coding sequence ATGAAACATACTCTTTCGGTTCTGGTAGAAGATGAGGCGGGAGTTCTGTCCCGCATTGCTAGTTTATTTGCTCGTCGCGGCTTTAATATAGAAAGCCTGGCTGTTGGTTCGGGGGAAGAGGGCGGAGTTTCCCGCATTACTATGGTTGTACCTGGTGACGATCGCGTGATTGAACAACTCACCAAACAACTATACAAGCTCGTTAACGTTCTCAAAGTACAGGATATAACTGAAACTCCTTGTGTGGAGAGAGAATTGATGCTTCTGAAAGTGAACGCCACCAGCAGCAACCGTTCAGAAGTCATTGAATTAGCTCAAATTTTCCGGGCGCGAGTAGTTGATGTGGCGGAAGATTCTTTAACTTTAGAAGTGGTCGGCGACCCTGGTAAGATGGTGGCGATCGTCCAGGTGCTACAAAAGTTTGGTATCAGAGAAATTGCCCGCACCGGTAAAATCGCCCTGACTCGTGAATCTGGTGTCAATACTGAGTTACTTAAATCCTTAGAAGCGAAGGTTTCTTAA
- a CDS encoding PEP-CTERM sorting domain-containing protein, producing MFTYKSISLSLLLTLLGFITLPTKALGQFSYDANETEIFKTDFDSSDGWSLSGTSINDSKIVGTSAWGTASYSLNNRVSLDLGTVSLYWTGFFPSTNAHRENDKYYVGLQYADNAPVCYNSSSNTIVGTPPCPSGSSLVDENAELRVAMRPRNPTNVADTYHQVYVDPGFNPTSTELPASTRLNLPVGQPTNFRLRVSKVSSTSYEASLSYWDIAQTAWKIFAPKSASMSSPLTIKASDWIDANGLIESPLTFEAINLQFRKNSSRNSEITALALTQVLPPLLQQQSIAVPEGSSIIGLPLVMGFGILLKRQKQK from the coding sequence ATGTTTACTTACAAAAGTATTAGTTTAAGTTTACTTTTAACATTACTAGGATTCATAACTTTACCAACTAAAGCATTAGGGCAATTCAGCTATGATGCCAACGAAACAGAAATTTTCAAGACAGATTTTGATAGCAGCGACGGCTGGTCATTAAGTGGAACAAGTATTAATGACAGTAAAATTGTTGGTACTTCAGCTTGGGGTACTGCCTCTTATTCTCTAAATAATCGTGTCAGTTTAGATTTAGGGACTGTTTCTTTATATTGGACGGGATTTTTTCCTAGCACAAATGCTCACAGAGAAAATGACAAGTATTATGTTGGTTTGCAGTATGCGGATAACGCTCCTGTATGCTACAACAGTTCAAGCAATACGATTGTTGGTACACCACCCTGTCCGAGCGGTAGTTCACTAGTTGATGAAAATGCTGAACTCAGAGTGGCAATGAGACCTCGTAATCCTACCAATGTTGCAGATACTTATCATCAAGTTTATGTAGATCCCGGTTTCAATCCGACTAGTACCGAATTACCTGCATCAACGCGATTAAATCTTCCAGTAGGTCAGCCAACCAATTTTCGCTTGAGGGTAAGTAAGGTGAGTTCAACCTCATACGAAGCTTCTTTATCGTATTGGGATATTGCTCAAACTGCTTGGAAAATTTTTGCTCCCAAATCAGCGTCAATGTCTTCGCCACTTACAATTAAAGCTTCAGATTGGATAGATGCTAACGGGCTAATTGAAAGTCCTTTGACTTTTGAAGCCATTAATCTTCAGTTTCGCAAAAACTCTTCTCGAAACTCAGAAATAACTGCTCTAGCACTAACACAAGTTTTACCACCATTGTTGCAGCAACAATCTATCGCTGTTCCGGAAGGCTCTTCTATTATTGGCTTACCTTTGGTTATGGGGTTTGGCATTTTATTAAAACGGCAAAAGCAGAAATAA
- a CDS encoding phytoene desaturase family protein: MEIFDYVILGAGLGGLATAACLTRQGYNVAVLEKHYLPGGCCHTFDYGEYSFCADVHYISQCGHGQAIAQFLNYIGQDVPFNSLDPDCIDRIITPEADFRIPLGWESLRYRLLSTFPEETNAINRYCNEIQQLHQEIRNLGKEVRWFDQKWSDWLKLPKYFNLFKKRSWTLQDLYNYVGLSPKLQAVLAGQSGDYALPPAEIALLTHTSLVWDYSEGAYYPKHHFKHLVDTIVETITAGGGVIAYATTVNHIQVSGGKVHTVIADGKVYRATKAYISDLDPKLTVELMHDGEAISHKERRRLTDYEYSASAFNIYLGLDSNFDPQRYGIGNWNIWYYPTGDLNREYHRQLQGDFSQPWIFLSCPTMKSHEPGMAPVGHHVLEIATVCAYEPFAYLHENDSAAYKAKKREIYQQIMNSVRDIVPDIDNYIRMKVYGTPTTSEYYLGQPQGNIYGAKLVPRQVGLNRLGYTTELPNLFLVGASAGYPSIPGVIGNGMDVVELLTGQSVRQKYNAPQGLVGMR; this comes from the coding sequence ATGGAAATCTTTGATTATGTAATTCTTGGAGCCGGCTTGGGTGGATTAGCAACGGCTGCTTGTTTAACTCGACAAGGATATAATGTAGCAGTTTTAGAAAAACACTATTTACCTGGTGGTTGTTGCCATACTTTTGATTATGGGGAATATAGTTTTTGTGCGGATGTGCATTATATTTCTCAATGTGGTCATGGCCAGGCGATCGCTCAATTTCTCAACTATATTGGTCAAGATGTCCCCTTTAATAGCCTTGACCCCGACTGCATAGATCGCATCATCACCCCAGAAGCAGATTTTAGAATTCCCTTAGGATGGGAAAGTTTACGTTATCGTTTGCTGTCTACCTTTCCTGAAGAAACCAATGCTATTAATCGCTACTGCAACGAAATTCAACAACTTCATCAAGAAATCCGTAATTTAGGTAAGGAAGTTCGTTGGTTTGACCAGAAGTGGTCTGACTGGTTAAAGTTACCTAAGTATTTTAATCTTTTTAAAAAGCGCAGTTGGACTCTGCAAGACTTGTATAACTATGTTGGCTTATCGCCCAAACTCCAAGCTGTGCTGGCTGGACAAAGTGGCGATTATGCACTACCACCCGCAGAAATTGCTTTACTGACCCATACTTCTCTGGTTTGGGATTATTCTGAAGGTGCTTATTATCCTAAACATCACTTTAAGCACTTGGTTGATACCATTGTTGAGACCATTACTGCCGGTGGTGGTGTCATTGCTTATGCTACGACGGTTAATCATATTCAAGTTAGTGGTGGCAAAGTTCATACTGTTATTGCTGATGGTAAGGTCTATCGCGCTACCAAAGCCTATATCAGCGACCTTGACCCTAAATTAACAGTAGAATTGATGCACGATGGTGAAGCCATCAGCCACAAAGAACGGCGGCGGCTGACAGATTATGAATACTCTGCCAGTGCTTTTAATATTTACTTGGGTTTAGATAGTAATTTTGATCCACAACGCTATGGCATTGGTAACTGGAACATTTGGTATTATCCTACTGGAGATTTAAATAGAGAATATCACCGACAATTGCAAGGTGATTTCAGTCAGCCGTGGATTTTCCTTTCTTGTCCGACGATGAAATCTCATGAACCAGGAATGGCTCCAGTCGGGCATCATGTTTTAGAAATTGCTACTGTTTGTGCTTATGAACCTTTTGCATATCTGCATGAGAACGACTCGGCAGCTTATAAAGCTAAAAAGCGTGAGATTTACCAACAAATCATGAACAGTGTGCGTGATATTGTTCCAGATATAGATAATTACATCAGGATGAAAGTTTACGGCACACCAACAACGAGTGAATATTATCTGGGACAACCACAAGGTAATATTTACGGTGCGAAATTAGTTCCTAGACAAGTAGGGTTAAATCGCTTAGGTTACACGACAGAGTTACCTAACCTGTTCTTGGTGGGTGCGAGTGCTGGATATCCTAGTATTCCTGGTGTAATTGGGAATGGAATGGATGTTGTAGAATTATTGACTGGGCAATCTGTCAGGCAGAAATATAACGCGCCTCAGGGATTGGTGGGGATGAGATAA
- a CDS encoding DUF3134 domain-containing protein: protein MIKSSNPALHEEPRHQPAAIIPLKQEESLLDWLQSTGRLVAYQPIDYYYEDEVEEEEDVEEFVDAYSFDAEEVEDLEE from the coding sequence ATGATTAAATCGTCTAACCCTGCTCTCCACGAAGAACCTCGTCACCAGCCAGCAGCTATTATTCCTCTCAAACAAGAAGAATCTTTACTGGATTGGTTACAAAGTACAGGTCGATTAGTTGCTTACCAACCTATTGACTACTATTACGAAGACGAGGTAGAGGAAGAAGAAGACGTGGAAGAGTTTGTTGATGCCTATAGTTTTGATGCAGAAGAAGTAGAGGATTTAGAAGAGTGA
- a CDS encoding ion transporter yields the protein MLLSRQQTEFYLTDLETPLGKAINLTTAVLVLLSSGIFVAQTYAIPDSIRLQLDQIDTVILVIFAVEYVLRLWSAENKLKYIFSFYAIIDLIAILPFLLGLVNISFIRILRWFRILRLIRFIDSKFLFGSISSEDGIIFIRILFTLFTIIFVYSGLIYQVEHPVNAQVYSTFLDAFYFSVVTMTTVGFGDVTPISELGRLLTVLMILTGVAIIPWQVGDLIRRVVKTANQVETVCLNCGLKFHDQDAEFCKRCGTKLPSPKID from the coding sequence ATGTTACTCAGTAGACAACAAACTGAATTTTACTTAACAGACCTAGAAACACCATTAGGTAAAGCCATTAATTTGACAACTGCTGTCTTGGTTCTATTATCATCAGGCATTTTTGTCGCTCAAACCTACGCTATACCCGACTCTATTAGGTTGCAGTTGGATCAAATAGATACAGTTATATTGGTAATTTTTGCAGTAGAGTATGTCCTCCGCCTTTGGAGTGCAGAAAATAAACTCAAGTATATATTTAGCTTTTACGCAATTATCGATTTAATAGCAATTTTGCCGTTTTTACTAGGTTTAGTCAATATTAGTTTTATTCGTATATTACGCTGGTTTAGAATTTTAAGATTAATCAGATTCATTGATAGCAAATTCTTATTTGGCAGTATTAGTTCTGAAGACGGGATAATTTTTATTCGGATACTGTTTACTTTATTCACCATAATTTTTGTTTATTCTGGCTTAATTTATCAAGTAGAACATCCCGTAAATGCTCAAGTTTATAGTACTTTTCTAGATGCCTTTTATTTCTCAGTAGTCACAATGACAACTGTAGGCTTTGGAGATGTAACTCCCATTTCAGAACTAGGTAGATTATTAACCGTATTGATGATTTTGACAGGTGTAGCAATTATCCCTTGGCAAGTAGGGGATTTAATTAGGCGCGTAGTCAAAACAGCCAATCAGGTAGAAACTGTATGTTTGAATTGTGGTCTAAAATTTCACGATCAGGATGCAGAGTTTTGTAAGCGCTGTGGAACTAAGTTACCCAGCCCAAAAATTGATTAA
- a CDS encoding nucleoside deaminase, protein MNPEYFMRLAIAEAKKGDAPYGAVIVKDNQVVAFAHNTVARDNDPSAHAEINVIRRLTAQLQSFSLAGYSIYTTGEPCPMCAAACVWSGIAEIIYGASIQDLILANQSQIQISCEEVIAKSLRNIKVTKGILRQECLNLF, encoded by the coding sequence ATGAACCCAGAATATTTTATGCGTCTAGCGATCGCCGAAGCAAAAAAAGGAGATGCGCCATACGGTGCGGTAATTGTCAAAGATAACCAAGTTGTGGCATTCGCACACAACACCGTTGCTAGAGACAATGATCCTTCTGCTCATGCGGAAATTAATGTGATTCGCCGTTTAACCGCGCAATTACAAAGCTTTTCCTTAGCAGGTTATAGCATATATACCACCGGTGAACCTTGCCCCATGTGTGCCGCAGCTTGTGTTTGGAGTGGTATTGCAGAGATTATATATGGTGCTTCAATTCAAGATTTAATTTTAGCAAATCAATCACAAATCCAAATATCGTGTGAAGAAGTAATTGCCAAATCTTTGAGAAACATCAAAGTGACTAAGGGCATTCTTCGACAGGAATGTTTGAATTTGTTTTAG
- a CDS encoding response regulator translates to MIKVLLVDDQNLIRQGLRALLELEPDIEIVGEAENGKIAIDLIPQFHPDVVLMDMRMPIMDGVAATQEIQQNFPNVKVLVLTTFDDDEYVKAALQHGAMGYLLKDTPSEELAVAIRAVEKGYTQLGPGIVKKLLVQFQSTPNHTPPAPTHLADLTPREKEVLRLIAAGANNREIAQQLYISEGTVKNHVTNILNRLNLRDRTQAAIIANTYLNYLNESE, encoded by the coding sequence ATGATTAAAGTCTTATTAGTAGATGATCAAAATCTGATCCGTCAAGGATTAAGAGCATTATTAGAGCTAGAACCTGATATAGAAATCGTGGGAGAGGCAGAAAATGGAAAAATCGCTATTGATTTGATTCCACAATTTCATCCAGATGTAGTATTGATGGATATGCGAATGCCAATTATGGATGGAGTAGCTGCTACACAAGAAATTCAACAGAATTTCCCTAATGTTAAAGTTCTAGTTCTGACAACTTTTGATGATGATGAATATGTCAAAGCAGCTTTACAACATGGTGCAATGGGTTATTTACTCAAAGATACACCCTCAGAAGAATTAGCTGTGGCAATTCGCGCAGTTGAGAAAGGTTACACTCAACTAGGGCCAGGAATAGTCAAGAAACTCTTAGTGCAGTTTCAGTCTACACCAAACCACACGCCACCTGCGCCGACTCATTTAGCTGATCTTACGCCCAGAGAAAAAGAAGTTTTACGCTTAATTGCCGCAGGTGCAAATAACCGAGAAATTGCCCAACAACTCTATATTTCTGAGGGGACAGTTAAAAATCATGTGACGAATATTTTAAATCGGTTGAATTTGCGCGATCGCACCCAAGCCGCTATCATTGCCAATACCTATTTAAATTATCTCAATGAATCTGAATAA
- a CDS encoding sensor histidine kinase produces MGQYIKVHNHPFRFLLYLEWILLAISIITSILPYPSPRFSSRFPEITIISLTIFGLMGLRLPTSNNLNKIVYTVFEIILIFITGLFEGRSARMFPFLYIILVTRSCLIFKLPGRLSVTLTSFSLFLFTLINRLPRSPLPIQAQERFRFFTLSLTLVFGLSLIFVLLLMNSLLSERQSREELAVANEKLRQYALRIENQATLEERNRIAREIHDSLGHSLTALNLQLETALKLAQSNPNKAQTFLVRAKELGSKALQDVRNSVSAMRSHPLQGKTLEQAIDIIAADFEQNTGIILTSSFNLDYKLSTEVSTAIYRIIQESLTNISKHARATEVILEVSLNRGSLSLIIRDNGRGFDIQQNTTGFGLQSMRDRTLALGGKFAINSAVGDGCQITVDIPASRLI; encoded by the coding sequence ATGGGTCAATATATTAAAGTTCATAACCACCCTTTCCGCTTTTTACTATATCTAGAATGGATATTGTTAGCAATATCTATTATCACGTCAATATTGCCCTATCCTTCACCTAGATTTTCCAGTAGATTTCCAGAAATTACGATTATTAGTCTCACAATTTTTGGATTAATGGGATTAAGATTACCCACCAGTAATAACTTAAATAAAATAGTTTATACTGTCTTTGAAATCATTTTAATTTTTATTACTGGATTATTTGAAGGGAGATCTGCTCGGATGTTTCCCTTTCTCTACATTATTTTAGTGACTCGTAGTTGTTTAATTTTTAAGTTACCTGGACGTTTATCTGTCACTTTAACTTCGTTTAGTTTGTTTTTATTCACATTAATAAATCGATTACCTCGTTCTCCACTTCCAATACAAGCCCAAGAGCGTTTTCGCTTTTTTACGCTGAGTTTGACACTTGTATTTGGCTTAAGTTTAATTTTCGTCTTGCTGTTAATGAATAGCTTATTATCGGAACGTCAGAGTCGAGAAGAATTAGCTGTTGCCAATGAAAAACTACGTCAATATGCTCTACGTATTGAAAACCAAGCAACTCTAGAAGAACGCAATCGTATTGCACGAGAAATTCACGACTCTTTAGGTCATTCCCTCACAGCATTGAATTTACAATTAGAAACTGCGTTAAAACTTGCACAGTCTAATCCCAATAAAGCACAAACTTTTTTAGTTAGGGCAAAAGAGCTTGGTTCTAAAGCTTTACAAGATGTGAGAAATTCTGTTTCTGCTATGCGCTCTCATCCATTGCAGGGCAAAACTTTAGAACAAGCAATTGATATCATAGCAGCAGACTTTGAGCAGAATACTGGGATTATATTAACTAGTAGTTTTAATCTTGATTACAAATTATCAACAGAAGTTAGTACAGCCATATATAGAATTATCCAAGAATCGTTAACCAATATTTCTAAGCACGCCAGAGCCACAGAAGTTATTTTAGAAGTTTCTCTTAATCGAGGTAGTTTATCTTTAATAATTCGGGATAATGGTAGAGGGTTTGATATCCAACAAAATACCACAGGTTTTGGATTACAAAGTATGCGCGATCGCACTCTGGCTTTAGGAGGAAAATTTGCTATCAATAGCGCTGTTGGTGATGGTTGTCAAATTACAGTTGATATTCCCGCAAGCAGATTAATATGA
- a CDS encoding Spy/CpxP family protein refolding chaperone, producing MQLKPLSLLVGALALTLTATPFAVQAQTNSSSVLLIAQAGKKGPWESLGLSNEQKARIQEIGRNSRAQIEAVFTPEQKAKMEAARQARQAQRQQGQRPQAGRRGGKNFAELNLTEEQKTRIRSIRQTSQQQMEAVLTPEQRAKLQELKANARQRWQQRRNNQPSPQS from the coding sequence ATGCAACTCAAACCCTTATCCCTATTAGTTGGAGCGCTGGCGCTCACTTTAACTGCAACTCCCTTTGCTGTTCAAGCACAAACAAATTCTTCTTCTGTGTTATTGATTGCACAAGCTGGAAAGAAAGGCCCTTGGGAAAGTTTGGGATTAAGCAACGAACAAAAGGCCAGAATACAAGAAATTGGTCGTAACAGCCGCGCCCAAATTGAGGCAGTTTTTACCCCAGAACAGAAAGCTAAAATGGAAGCTGCACGCCAAGCTCGTCAGGCGCAGCGTCAACAAGGTCAGCGCCCACAAGCTGGCCGGCGCGGTGGTAAGAATTTTGCTGAATTAAATTTAACTGAAGAGCAAAAAACTAGAATCCGGTCAATTCGCCAAACTTCACAACAACAAATGGAAGCAGTCTTAACCCCCGAACAGCGAGCTAAATTACAAGAACTGAAAGCTAATGCCCGTCAGCGTTGGCAGCAAAGACGCAATAATCAACCTTCACCTCAAAGCTGA